Proteins from one Acomys russatus chromosome 12, mAcoRus1.1, whole genome shotgun sequence genomic window:
- the Icos gene encoding inducible T-cell costimulator — MFSFHNGGVQISCKYPETVQQLKMQLLKEREVLCDLTKTKGSGDVVSIKNLKSCPYRLSNNSVSFFLNNLDSSQSSYYLCNLSIFYPPPFQNKILSREYLHIYESQLCCQLKLWLPIGCAAFVVVYIFGCIFIFWFAKKKYGSSVHDPNSEYMFMAAVNTAKKSRLAGVTP; from the exons ATGTTTTCATTTCACAATGGAGGAGTACAGATTTCTTGCAAATATCCAGAGACTGTCCAGCAATTGAAAATGCAGTTGTTGAAAGAGAGAGAAGTCCTCTGTGATCTCACTAAGACAAAGGGAAGTGGAGACGTGGTTTCCATCAAAAATCTGAAGTCCTGCCCATATCGGCTGTCCAACAACAGTGTCTCTTTTTTCCTAAACAACCTGGACAGTTCTCAAAGCAGCTATTACTTATGCAACCTGTCGATTTTTTACCCACctccttttcaaaacaaaatcctgagtagagaatatttgcatatttatg AATCACAGCTTTGCTGCCAGCTGAAGCTCTGGTTGCCCATAGGATGTGCAGCTTTTGTTGTGGTGTACATTTTTGGATGCATATTTATCTTCTGGTTTGCAAAAAAG AAGTATGGATCCAGTGTGCACGACCCTAATAGTGAATACATGTTCATGGCGGCAGTCAACACAGCCAAAAAGTCTAGACTTGCAG GTGTGACCCCATAA